The genomic DNA GTCGATGCGTTGTCGTGGGAAGAACGAAAGCAGTTAATCCTGCGCCAGATGGAAGAAGACACGTTCGATGCGGAACGATTCGTCGAGTCGCTTAGCGGCGGGACCGACGGCGCCGAAGAAGCGGAACCAAAAACCGCTGAAGAACTTATTTCCGACTTGATCGACCAACTGGAACAATCTGAACGAGAACTGGCCGCGAGAAACGATGAGATTGGCGAACTGAAGGCGCTCCTGCAAAACCAATCGGAAACTCGTGACAGCGGTGTCGCGATCGGCGCCGCCGCCATCGCGCAAATGGTGGACTCGGATGAATTGGTCATGCAGGAACGAGAACGGTTGCAAATGCTGCAAGACCAGTGGGAAGAGAAGTTCCGAGCCTGTGAGATCGAAGCATCGCTCGAACGAGCGAAACTTTCGCGTGAACGCCAAGAAGTTTCGCGAATGAACGAAGAATTGCAGGATCAACTCGCTCAACTTCGCCGTAACGAAAAGCAAGACGAGGAAACCGGTGGCGCAACGTCTCGCCGTTGGTTCGCTAAACTCGGCTTATCGGACGACGCGTCTTAGAATCCGCCCGCGAAGGCGAGTCTTGGCTCACGCATGGCGATTTCGCGTCGAAGCTTGTGCCTGCTTCCTTGAGTTTAAAGACATTCACCGCTGCGCCGCGATTGAAATCGGTCGCGGCCGGATCCTTCTGCACGGGGTGTCTCCCGATGCCAAAAACGCGTCTTTGCAGTAACCTGTAGCGAAACCAATTTCGCTTCCCATGTTACTTTGACGCTTCATGTCTGATCTGACCTCACAAGCTGAGCACCCTCAACTTTCCAGCGAAGAGATACGAGTGGCGAGCGAGCCGTTTCGGCGTATCGTCGCCGAGGTTGGCAAAGTCGTTGTCGGCCAAGAGATCCTGATACGCCGCATGCTAACGGCATTACTGGCTGGTGGTCACCTATTGATCGAAGGCGTGCCGGGGCTTGCAAAAACAACGGCTGTTTCATCGCTTGCCAAGGCAGTGCAAACCGACTTCCAGCGATTGCAGTTCACGCCTGACTTGTTGCCCGCCGACCTCATCGGAACTCAAGTCTATCGCCCCCAGGATCAAGCCTTTGTCGTCCAGAAAGGTCCTATCTTTTCAAACCTGATTCTGGCCGACGAAATCAATCGTGCTCCGGCCAAGGTGCAAAGTGCATTGCTTGAAGCGATGCAGGAACGCCAAGTCACGATCGGTAGCGAGACATTCCCACTCGCCGAGCCTTTCTTAGTGATGGCGACGCAGAACCCAGTTGAACAGGAAGGGACCTATCCGTTACCGGAAGCTCAAATGGATCGCTTCTTGATGAAGGTCGTCGTTGATTACCCCAATCGCGATGAAGAGCTGTTAATTCTGAGGCGAATGTCAAAGACCGATAAAACGATCGCACTTAACGCAGTCACGTCCCCCGAGGAAATTCTTTCGGCAAGAAAATACGTCGACCGAATTCACGTCAGCGCCGCAATCGAAGAATACATCGTTGACTTGGTAATGGCTTCGCGGAAACCGGTAGCTTACGGCTTGCAATTGGAAGGTTTTATTCAGTTTGGTGCCTCACCCCGAGCCACCATCAACCTGACCCTATCCGCTAAAGTTGAAGCCTTCCTTGACGGGCGTAGCTTTGTCACCCCACAAGACGTCAAAGCCATCGCGATGGATGTGTTGCGACATCGGATTACGGTTACCTACGAAGCCGAAGCTGAAGAAATGACATCGGAAATGATCGTACAAACGATCCTCGATGGCGTGCGAATCCCATGATCCCCGCCGATGTCATTCGCAACATTCGTCGAATCCAAATCAAGTCGTCTCATATCGTTGACGACTTGCTTGTCGGTCGTTGGCATTCCGCGTTCAAAGGCCGCGGAATGGAATTCGAAGAAGTGCGTCCTTATCAAGTGGGTGACGACGTTCGCTCGATTGACTGGAACGTGACCGCTCGGGCCGGTGAACCGTTCATCAAACTGTTTCGTGAAGAACGCGAAATGTCAGTCGTCCTACTCGTTGACATCAGCCGTTCGCAAGATTTTGGCAGCGTCCATCAAACCAAACGACAACTGGTGACGGAGTTAGCGGCTACTCTCGCCTTCAGCGCCATCAAGAACAATGACAAGGTCGGACTGACCATGTTCTCGGACATGATCGAACAGTCGTTGCCTCCGAGGCAGGGTTCCCGTCACGTTCTTCGGATCATACGCGAACTGCTCTACACCGATCCGGTAGGGACTCGCACCGACATTACCGCAGCGCTTGAACATCTTGGTCGCACGAGTCGTCGACGACGTGTTGTCTTCTTAATCAGTGACTTTCAAGACCAGGGGTACGAACAAGCATTGAAGGTGATGCGACGAAAGCACGACATCATCCCCGTCCTTGTTCGAGACAAACGGGAAAGTGAACTTCCCGCGATGGGCTTGGTGGCTCTTCGCAGTCCAGAAACGGGTCAGATTGTTGAAGTGGACACAACGAGCCGACAATGCCGGGCAAGATTCCACGCGATGATGATTGACAAGCAAAAACGTACCGACCAGATGCTATCCCGATTGCGTCTCGAACCCATTCGGCTTGAGACAGGCGGCGACATGATCGAGCCGCTGACACGCTACTTTGATCGACGTCAAGCCAAGGCATGAATACTCACCTCTATCCCCACCGATGTTTGGTGATCGTGTTATTGATGTGGGTTCTTCCCGGCACGACCTCCGCAGACATCGCGGCCGCTCAACCCACGACGTCTGCTCCTATGCAAACCGTGACCGAGTCGTCCGAACTTGCCGAAGTCACAATCTCGCTTGAACGCGGCGAGATTCAAATCCTAGAGCCATTTGACGTCGTCGTTCGCACCGTCACTCGATCGGGTACCTTCGTTACTATCGACGAAGCGTTTGATGACGAGGTTTCATTTCCGAACCTAGAGATCTTAGACCGCTCTGTTTTTCGCAGCGGTAGCGAAACTTCACCCGAGACAGAGTTCCGGTTTCAAGTGCAAGCATTTCGTACCGGGCAACATACGATTGGCAACATTCCGTTCAATGTAGAGTCCATCGCGAACCAGAACGCTACCGATTCGCTGATGTCACC from Rubripirellula amarantea includes the following:
- a CDS encoding DUF58 domain-containing protein, which gives rise to MIPADVIRNIRRIQIKSSHIVDDLLVGRWHSAFKGRGMEFEEVRPYQVGDDVRSIDWNVTARAGEPFIKLFREEREMSVVLLVDISRSQDFGSVHQTKRQLVTELAATLAFSAIKNNDKVGLTMFSDMIEQSLPPRQGSRHVLRIIRELLYTDPVGTRTDITAALEHLGRTSRRRRVVFLISDFQDQGYEQALKVMRRKHDIIPVLVRDKRESELPAMGLVALRSPETGQIVEVDTTSRQCRARFHAMMIDKQKRTDQMLSRLRLEPIRLETGGDMIEPLTRYFDRRQAKA
- a CDS encoding AAA family ATPase, with product MSDLTSQAEHPQLSSEEIRVASEPFRRIVAEVGKVVVGQEILIRRMLTALLAGGHLLIEGVPGLAKTTAVSSLAKAVQTDFQRLQFTPDLLPADLIGTQVYRPQDQAFVVQKGPIFSNLILADEINRAPAKVQSALLEAMQERQVTIGSETFPLAEPFLVMATQNPVEQEGTYPLPEAQMDRFLMKVVVDYPNRDEELLILRRMSKTDKTIALNAVTSPEEILSARKYVDRIHVSAAIEEYIVDLVMASRKPVAYGLQLEGFIQFGASPRATINLTLSAKVEAFLDGRSFVTPQDVKAIAMDVLRHRITVTYEAEAEEMTSEMIVQTILDGVRIP